A stretch of DNA from Candidatus Deferrimicrobiaceae bacterium:
CACCGACTCGACTCCACCGAACTGCAAAAACGCCTCTTTCAGGGAATCCTCCGTTGCGGAAAACGGAAGATTTCCAACGTACAGTTTCTTGCCCATAAGTCCTCCTTTAAGGCATCAGAGCCGCAAAAGAGGTCATGAGCACGATTCTCGGGATCTCTTTGTCTGCGGACGGTTAACTTCTCTTTCACAATACCACATCCCGTTGGGGAAAACCCGATTCCAGGCGGCGGGTCAGGGTAAAGAAGTGGTGGCCCATGATGGCCAGCGTGACCGCCAGCCCCAGGTGTCTGGGCGTGCGGAGGAAGGTTTTGCCCAGGAAGCGCCAGTACGCCACCCGGTACCGGGCGAAGATTCCCTGCCGGATGAACGAACGGCACAGAGCGAGGTAATCCGATAAGACCAGGCGCGGTGCCGGCCTGGCCCCCAAACGGTTCAGCATCGCCTGGGCGCGTTCGAAATATACGGGCGGGCTGTAAATGGAAGCGATGACTTTCCGATAGCCGGCAAGAAGCGCTTCCGGGTCCATCCTGGGGATGAAATTCAACAGGGCCGCCGTGTTGTCGCCCATGCTCTGCCGCAGGAGCCGGCCTTCCTCGGAAAGCCTGCGCCAAAGGCGCGTGTTGGGGAGCGCGGTCAGAAGGCCGACCATGGAGACGGGGATGGCGGCCTCCTTGATAAAGGCAATCTGCTTCTCGAAGATCTCCGGGGAATCCTGATCGAAGCCGAGGATGAAACCTCCCATCACCTCCATCCCTTGCTCCTGAATGCGTCGCACGCACGCCAACAGATCGGCCTTCACGTTCTGCATCTTGCCCGTCGCCCGGTTGCATTCCGTGGAGGGGGTCTCGATCCCTATGAACACCTTGTTGAAGCGGGCCGCCTGCATCAGGGAGAGCAACTCGTTGTCCTCGGCCAGGTTGATCGACGCCTGGGTGAACAGGGAAAACGGTTTCCCCCGGTTCCGCATCCATTCGGCGATCCGGGGAAGCAGGGCCTTGATGGCCGGCTTGTTGCCGACGAAGTTGTCGTCCACGACGAACACCGATCCGCGCCACCCCATACGATAGAGCTGTTCGAGCTCCGTCAGGATCTGATCCGCCGTCTTGGTGCGGGGGTTCCGCCCGAAGAGTTCGATGACGTCGCAGAACTCGCAGGAGAACGGGCAACCCCGGGAGTACTGGATGGGCATCGAGCTGTACCGCCGCCACCGCGCCAGATGCAGATCGGGGGGAGGGACCCTGGTCATGTCCGCCCGCTCGGCGGCTTCGTAGCGGCGGCGCGCTTTGCCCGCTTCCAGGTCGGAAACAAGCTCTTCGATCACCCTTTCCGCTTCGCCCCGGACGACGTGGTCCACACCCTCGTACGAAGGGTTGTCGGCGCTCGTGACCGGTCCGCCCACCACCGTCCGCAACCCCGCTTTCCGGCAACGGGCGATCAACTGCGCAAGGGAAGGCCCCTGGACCAGCATGGCGCTCAGGAACGCCACGTCGGCCCAGGCGATGTCCTTGTCGAGGAGTTCCTCCACATTGAGGTCCACCAGTTTTCGTTTCCAGTGCGGCGGAAGCAACGCCGAGACGGTAAGCAACCCCAGGGGAGGATAGGCGGAGCGTTTCCCCAGGAAGGGGAGGGCATGGCGAAAGCTCCAAAACGTATCGGGAAATTCGGGGTAGAGCAGCAGGACCTTCATGTCTGATCCTTCCCTAAGAGAAAAGGCGGCGACGGAATGCAGTTTCGATTATGATAAAATACTATAAACGAACGGAAGAAGAAATGGATACGGACGCCGGCCGGCAGCGCTCCACCCTGAGGCGGATCGCCCGTCGGGCGATGATCGAGCGCGGATTGCTGCCTGATTTCTCCCACGCGGCGCTCGCCGAGCTCGACGGTCTCCGGGCGACTGCAGCCGGGAGTTCCGGGTGGCCGCGCGACATGCGCAACCTCCCCTGGGCTTCGATCGACAATGACGACTCCCGGGACCTGGACCAGCTCACCGTCGCCGAGACGATGCCGGAGGGCGCGGCGAAGATCCTCGTCGCGATCGCGGATGTGGACGCCATCGTCAGGCAGGGCAAGGCGATCGACGATCACGCCCGGCAGAACACCACCTCGGTCTATACCGCCGCCGAGATCTTTCCCATGCTTCCCGAGAAGCTGTCGACCGATCTCACGTCGCTGGGCTACCGGGAAGATCGCCCCGCCATCGTCATCGAAATGGTCTTCGGCGAGGATGGGTCGCTTCGCCGCTCGGATCTCTACGGTGCGACGGTCCGCAACCGCGCAAAGCTTGCCTACAACAGCGTTGCGGCCTGGTTGGAAGGCGAAGGGCCCGCTCCGGGACCGATCGCAGCCGTGGAGGGGCTCGCCGAGAACCTCCGCATCCAGGACCGTGTAGCTCAACAGCTGAAGGCGTTCCGGCACGAGCACGGAGCACTGGACCTGGAAACGATCGAGGCGCGCCCGGTGTTCGACGGCGATGTGATCCGGGACCTGGAAGCCGAGCGGAGGAATCGTGCGAAAGAGCTCATCGAGGACTTCATGATCGCGGCCAACGGGGTGACCGCGCGGTACCTGAAAGCCAGGAAGGTTCCCTCCCTGCGGCGCGTCGTCCGCTCCCCCAAGCGGTGGGAGCGGATCGTCGAGGTGGCGTCCCGATACGGCGCAACGCTTCCGCCGGAGCCCGATCCGAGGGCGCTCGGGCAGTTTCTGGCGGGAAGGAAGGCCGCCGATCCTCTCCGGTTTCCCGATCTCTCGCTCACCATCATCAAGCTGATGGGGGCCGGCGAATACGTCCCCGAATTTCCGGAGGAGACGGCTCCCGGTCATTTCGGGCTCGCGGTCAGGGATTACACCCACTCCACGGCCCCGAACCGGCGATTCCCCGATCTCATCACCCAACGGCTGCTCAAGGCCGCCATCACGGGATCACCGATGCCGTATGGCCGCGACGAATTGACGGAGCTGGGCCGTCACTGCACGGAAAAGGAAGACGATGCGAACAAGGTCGAGCGCTTGGTCCGAAAATCCGCGGCGGCCATGCTGCTGGCGCCGAGAACCGGTGAGCGGTTCGACGCGATCGTCACCGGCGCGGCGGACAAAGGGACCTGGGTCCGTCTCCTTCACCCCCCCGTGGAAGGCAGGCTGATTCACGGCTTCGAAGGAGCCGATGTCGGCGAAAGTCTCCGCGTGCAACTGGTCCACACGGACGTGGAGCGGGGGTACATCGACTTCCAAAGGGTCGATTGAGGTAACGCCGTCGATCGGAATCGGAATCGGGAGCGACGGCGCCGCTGGCGCCGGGCGGGGAAAACGGATGGCCAACAAACGGAAAATTGCCCTCTTCGCGGCCGGGGGGCTCTTTGCGCTTCTCCTCCTGGCGGCGGTCGCGCTTCTTCTCTTCGTGGATGTGAACGCGCACAAGCCCCGCCTGGAGGCGGCCGCCTCCGACGCCCTCGGGATGGAAGTCCGCATCGGCGGCAGGCTGGGGATCGGCCTCTTCCCGGGCTTCCATGTCACGGTGGAGGATGTGCGCATCCGGAACCGGGGGGCGGACGTCGCCTCCGCGAAGTCGACCATTTTCGGGATCGAACTTCTCCCCCTCCTCCACAAGGAAGTCCGGATCGTAAAGATCGGGATGAAGCGCCCCCGGATCTCCATCGAGCAGGACCGCGACGGAAAATTCAACTTCGAAACACCGGAAGAGGAAGCCGGGAAGAAGACGG
This window harbors:
- a CDS encoding radical SAM protein, whose translation is MKVLLLYPEFPDTFWSFRHALPFLGKRSAYPPLGLLTVSALLPPHWKRKLVDLNVEELLDKDIAWADVAFLSAMLVQGPSLAQLIARCRKAGLRTVVGGPVTSADNPSYEGVDHVVRGEAERVIEELVSDLEAGKARRRYEAAERADMTRVPPPDLHLARWRRYSSMPIQYSRGCPFSCEFCDVIELFGRNPRTKTADQILTELEQLYRMGWRGSVFVVDDNFVGNKPAIKALLPRIAEWMRNRGKPFSLFTQASINLAEDNELLSLMQAARFNKVFIGIETPSTECNRATGKMQNVKADLLACVRRIQEQGMEVMGGFILGFDQDSPEIFEKQIAFIKEAAIPVSMVGLLTALPNTRLWRRLSEEGRLLRQSMGDNTAALLNFIPRMDPEALLAGYRKVIASIYSPPVYFERAQAMLNRLGARPAPRLVLSDYLALCRSFIRQGIFARYRVAYWRFLGKTFLRTPRHLGLAVTLAIMGHHFFTLTRRLESGFPQRDVVL
- a CDS encoding RNB domain-containing ribonuclease; protein product: MDTDAGRQRSTLRRIARRAMIERGLLPDFSHAALAELDGLRATAAGSSGWPRDMRNLPWASIDNDDSRDLDQLTVAETMPEGAAKILVAIADVDAIVRQGKAIDDHARQNTTSVYTAAEIFPMLPEKLSTDLTSLGYREDRPAIVIEMVFGEDGSLRRSDLYGATVRNRAKLAYNSVAAWLEGEGPAPGPIAAVEGLAENLRIQDRVAQQLKAFRHEHGALDLETIEARPVFDGDVIRDLEAERRNRAKELIEDFMIAANGVTARYLKARKVPSLRRVVRSPKRWERIVEVASRYGATLPPEPDPRALGQFLAGRKAADPLRFPDLSLTIIKLMGAGEYVPEFPEETAPGHFGLAVRDYTHSTAPNRRFPDLITQRLLKAAITGSPMPYGRDELTELGRHCTEKEDDANKVERLVRKSAAAMLLAPRTGERFDAIVTGAADKGTWVRLLHPPVEGRLIHGFEGADVGESLRVQLVHTDVERGYIDFQRVD